One Desulfomonile tiedjei genomic window carries:
- a CDS encoding flippase-like domain-containing protein yields the protein MSGILNKGETQNGKAVPADRGGRVARAVLGYGIVVAFIGLSAYYVYANRQDFAFVASISLPEAVAAGFLILACYVINAYQMNAFLNHFGLSLHYLELMALTAGMLLGNLIMPMRGGSGGLALYLKKVHGLDFQAFAAIYAGTAVLVALINSALAIVALIALGWIHGFIHPALTVIVVALFVFCLYLSLFPPPVKREMTGLLGLVLQAAHSWHLLTRDRRLLFSLACSLLVIAFALAAAFYLIYRALGMPLSASAVLVTSSLGNVANLIPITPGSLGIFDAVVIQVPQMFGLDPARSLAATLVFRVLSFFWAFALGIPGLAYIVRLGRR from the coding sequence ATGTCCGGAATTCTTAACAAAGGAGAAACGCAAAACGGGAAGGCTGTCCCAGCCGACCGCGGGGGAAGGGTTGCACGCGCGGTCCTGGGATATGGGATTGTGGTAGCGTTCATCGGCTTGAGCGCGTACTACGTGTACGCCAACCGCCAGGATTTTGCTTTCGTGGCTTCGATTTCCTTGCCGGAGGCAGTCGCCGCGGGATTCTTGATTCTGGCATGCTACGTGATAAACGCGTACCAAATGAACGCGTTCTTAAATCATTTTGGGCTTTCGCTGCACTATTTGGAGTTGATGGCGCTCACCGCGGGGATGCTTCTCGGGAACCTCATAATGCCGATGCGAGGGGGTTCCGGCGGACTCGCTTTGTATCTGAAGAAGGTCCACGGGTTGGATTTCCAGGCGTTTGCGGCAATCTACGCCGGCACCGCTGTGCTGGTGGCTCTAATAAACAGCGCCCTGGCCATTGTCGCGCTCATAGCCCTGGGTTGGATTCATGGATTTATTCATCCGGCCCTGACCGTCATTGTGGTGGCGCTTTTCGTTTTTTGCCTGTACCTGAGCTTGTTTCCTCCTCCTGTAAAGCGTGAGATGACCGGCCTGTTGGGACTGGTCCTCCAAGCGGCGCATTCTTGGCACCTCCTGACAAGAGATCGCCGGCTGCTTTTTTCGCTGGCTTGCTCTTTGCTTGTCATTGCCTTTGCTCTGGCGGCCGCTTTTTATCTTATCTATAGGGCTCTGGGGATGCCGTTGTCGGCCTCCGCTGTGCTTGTAACGTCGAGCCTCGGCAACGTGGCCAATCTGATACCAATTACCCCGGGGTCTTTAGGTATTTTCGACGCGGTGGTCATCCAGGTGCCTCAAATGTTCGGATTGGACCCCGCGCGATCTTTGGCCGCCACATTGGTGTTTCGCGTTCTATCTTTTTTCTGGGCGTTTGCTTTGGGAATACCGGGCCTGGCATACATCGTGAGACTTGGCCGCAGATGA
- a CDS encoding nickel-dependent hydrogenase large subunit — translation MARVVVDPIPRIEGHLRIEVEIQNGKVKDAWSSGTLFRGLEIILQGRDPRDAHLLTQRSCGVCTLVHSLAGVRAVEDALKIQIPPNARIVRNLTHAAQNMHDHPVHFYQLCALDWVDVVSALKAEPGKTADLSNAVSGRPQSKKYYEGLKGKLKAFVDSGQLGPFANAYWGHPDYKLPPEANLMAVGHYLDNLRQQVHAAQMTAIWGAKNPHLQGHLPGGVTVIQQLDADRIAHYLYMLKEQIAFIEEVYIPDLLAVAGFYKHWAKIGGNKNFLAFGDFAEGDKEPETFYFPRGAILNGELKLAPVDVSKITEDVSHAWYEGDKPLHPSVGETKPLMGDALKGAKPDTNGKYTWLKAPRYEDKVMEVGPLAQCLVSYVGGNKEIKENVDGALKKLQVGPDALFSTLGRLAARGIKCLVNAKRAEKWTMDLIENIKKGDTKTFTSYKLDESTSGMGAGLADVARGSLGHWINIEKGKIKNYQQVVPSTWNLGPADAKGQKGPVENALIGTPVADPKKPLEILRTVHSFDPCIACAVHVIDPHTNEVYKFRVS, via the coding sequence ATGGCAAGAGTCGTCGTTGACCCCATCCCGAGAATCGAGGGTCACCTGCGCATAGAGGTAGAAATTCAGAATGGCAAGGTGAAAGACGCCTGGAGTAGCGGGACTCTCTTCAGGGGCCTTGAGATCATCCTCCAGGGCAGAGACCCGAGAGATGCTCACCTGCTTACGCAGCGTTCATGCGGCGTTTGCACCTTGGTTCACTCACTGGCCGGCGTCAGGGCTGTTGAAGACGCGCTTAAGATTCAAATCCCGCCCAACGCCAGAATAGTCCGTAACCTCACCCATGCGGCGCAGAACATGCACGACCATCCGGTGCATTTCTATCAGTTGTGTGCGCTTGACTGGGTCGACGTGGTGTCCGCTCTGAAGGCGGAACCCGGTAAGACCGCGGACCTGTCCAACGCGGTCAGTGGCCGCCCGCAGAGCAAGAAGTATTACGAGGGGCTTAAGGGCAAACTCAAGGCCTTTGTGGACTCCGGCCAACTGGGTCCCTTTGCCAACGCCTATTGGGGCCACCCGGATTACAAGCTCCCGCCTGAAGCCAACCTCATGGCGGTGGGACATTATCTGGACAACCTTCGCCAACAGGTCCATGCCGCGCAGATGACTGCCATCTGGGGAGCGAAGAACCCCCACCTCCAGGGCCACCTCCCGGGCGGCGTCACAGTCATCCAACAGCTCGATGCGGACCGCATCGCGCACTATCTGTACATGCTCAAAGAGCAGATAGCTTTCATCGAGGAAGTCTACATCCCCGACCTGCTTGCAGTGGCCGGCTTCTACAAGCACTGGGCGAAAATCGGTGGAAACAAGAACTTCCTCGCGTTCGGCGACTTCGCTGAAGGCGACAAAGAACCCGAGACCTTCTACTTCCCGAGAGGGGCCATCCTCAACGGCGAACTGAAGCTGGCGCCTGTGGATGTGTCGAAGATCACCGAAGACGTGTCACACGCATGGTATGAGGGTGACAAGCCTCTGCATCCTTCCGTAGGCGAAACCAAGCCGCTGATGGGTGACGCGCTCAAGGGCGCCAAGCCTGACACAAATGGCAAGTACACCTGGCTCAAGGCCCCCAGGTACGAGGACAAGGTCATGGAAGTCGGTCCTCTGGCTCAGTGCCTGGTTTCCTATGTCGGTGGAAACAAGGAAATCAAAGAAAACGTGGACGGGGCCCTCAAGAAGCTGCAAGTCGGTCCCGACGCGCTGTTCTCCACCCTCGGCCGGTTGGCGGCCCGCGGCATTAAGTGCCTGGTCAATGCCAAGAGAGCCGAAAAGTGGACCATGGATCTAATCGAGAACATCAAGAAGGGTGACACCAAGACCTTTACCTCGTACAAGCTTGACGAGAGCACAAGCGGTATGGGAGCCGGTCTGGCCGACGTGGCTCGTGGCAGCCTCGGGCATTGGATCAATATCGAGAAGGGCAAAATCAAGAACTACCAGCAAGTTGTTCCTTCCACCTGGAACCTTGGACCGGCTGATGCCAAAGGCCAGAAAGGTCCTGTGGAAAACGCCCTGATCGGTACGCCTGTGGCAGATCCCAAGAAACCGCTTGAGATTCTCCGCACGGTCCATTCGTTCGACCCGTGCATCGCGTGCGCGGTCCACGTGATTGATCCGCACACCAACGAAGTTTACAAGTTCCGCGTTTCCTGA
- a CDS encoding hydrogenase small subunit, protein MDKSFDVPERLAVKGVTRRDFMKFCGFMATVLGLPLSFAPRIAEAVAAKRPTVVWLQFAECTGCAESFIRTTYPWAADIVLDVLNVAYFETIMAAAGDQAEQVLDDVVNKEKGKYIAIMEGAIPTKDNGVYGQIHGKTFLEIAKKVGQNAAAVICVGNCACSGGVQAAAPNPTGAKSIAEATGLKTVNLNGCPPNADNMVATVVHFLLLGKLPALDDKGRPLFAYQYLIHDNCERRGHFENEEFVKEFGDEGAAKGWCLYKVGCKGPETHNNCPIIKWNQGTNWPIGAGHPCIGCSEPGFWDNMSPFYVQKS, encoded by the coding sequence ATGGACAAGTCTTTTGATGTTCCCGAAAGGTTGGCAGTTAAAGGCGTTACCCGGCGGGACTTCATGAAGTTCTGCGGGTTCATGGCCACCGTTTTGGGGCTTCCTCTGTCCTTTGCTCCGAGGATAGCAGAAGCCGTGGCCGCCAAACGCCCCACCGTGGTGTGGTTGCAGTTTGCCGAGTGCACCGGGTGCGCGGAGTCTTTCATTCGCACCACATATCCGTGGGCGGCAGACATCGTTCTGGACGTTCTCAACGTGGCCTATTTCGAGACCATTATGGCCGCGGCCGGCGATCAGGCGGAGCAGGTTCTGGATGACGTGGTGAACAAGGAAAAGGGCAAGTACATAGCGATCATGGAAGGAGCGATTCCGACCAAGGACAACGGCGTGTACGGCCAAATCCATGGCAAAACGTTTCTGGAAATAGCTAAGAAAGTCGGCCAAAACGCCGCGGCGGTGATTTGCGTAGGCAATTGCGCATGTTCCGGAGGCGTACAGGCTGCCGCTCCTAATCCCACCGGCGCCAAGAGCATTGCGGAAGCCACCGGGTTGAAGACGGTCAACCTCAATGGATGTCCGCCCAATGCCGACAACATGGTTGCCACAGTTGTGCATTTCCTCTTGCTTGGCAAGCTCCCTGCGCTTGACGACAAAGGCAGGCCGTTGTTCGCTTACCAGTACCTCATTCACGACAATTGTGAGAGAAGAGGACACTTTGAGAACGAAGAGTTCGTCAAGGAGTTCGGTGACGAAGGCGCTGCCAAGGGCTGGTGCCTGTACAAGGTGGGTTGCAAGGGTCCCGAGACTCACAACAATTGCCCGATCATCAAGTGGAACCAGGGAACCAACTGGCCCATCGGCGCGGGTCACCCCTGCATAGGGTGCAGCGAACCGGGATTCTGGGACAACATGAGCCCCTTCTACGTTCAGAAAAGCTAG
- a CDS encoding ABC transporter substrate-binding protein, whose product MKRKTGRLESRRDFLKKVGLAGTAFAMTSALSPGPVARASKRRDHILVGLPNPSTGPLADFGEASPWANERALAAINGRGGIYVEEHGKKLPVRMKMVDTESDPTRAGEVAVKLILQDQIDLMVVLHTPDTVNPVAAICERYGMPCISLDAPVEAWMTGGPYKWCYHAFWTVDALTDLYIGMWDLCADRTNKVVGGFWPNDADGKEWSDLFKKKLPPRGYRVIDPGRFPHFTRDYTGFVNLFKKENVEIVTGVVIPPDWAAAWRQCRQLGFVPKVASIGKAILFPSAVQAIGSDLAAGLTSEVWWSPHHPFKSSLTGETAETLCEAWSKETGKPWTQPIGFKYAALEIAFDALSRAGSLDREKIRQAVAATDMDTIVGHIKYNDKHYAETPLVGGQWVKGKRWPWELEIIYNKGHREIPKTAELMFPIPVNP is encoded by the coding sequence TTGAAACGCAAAACCGGGCGGCTCGAAAGCAGGCGCGACTTTCTCAAGAAAGTCGGGCTCGCGGGAACAGCTTTCGCAATGACATCTGCGTTGTCGCCTGGCCCTGTCGCCAGGGCTTCCAAGAGACGAGACCACATCCTGGTCGGCCTGCCCAACCCATCCACAGGACCTCTCGCTGACTTCGGAGAAGCCTCCCCTTGGGCCAATGAACGGGCCCTGGCAGCAATCAATGGCCGAGGCGGAATTTATGTCGAAGAGCATGGCAAGAAATTGCCCGTCCGAATGAAGATGGTCGACACCGAGAGTGATCCGACCAGAGCGGGTGAAGTCGCGGTGAAGCTGATCCTCCAGGATCAAATAGACCTCATGGTTGTCCTGCACACGCCGGATACGGTCAATCCGGTGGCCGCGATTTGCGAGCGTTATGGGATGCCGTGCATCTCGCTGGACGCACCGGTGGAGGCGTGGATGACAGGAGGTCCTTACAAGTGGTGTTACCATGCGTTCTGGACAGTTGATGCCCTGACGGACCTCTACATCGGCATGTGGGATTTGTGTGCAGATCGGACCAACAAAGTTGTGGGCGGCTTCTGGCCGAATGATGCGGATGGCAAGGAATGGTCGGACCTGTTCAAGAAAAAGCTTCCCCCACGCGGATACAGAGTGATCGATCCGGGGAGATTTCCTCATTTCACGAGAGATTACACCGGATTTGTCAACCTGTTCAAAAAGGAAAACGTAGAAATAGTCACGGGAGTCGTCATTCCCCCTGACTGGGCCGCGGCCTGGCGCCAGTGCAGGCAGTTGGGGTTCGTACCCAAGGTCGCTAGCATCGGCAAAGCAATTCTGTTTCCATCCGCGGTTCAGGCGATAGGCAGCGATCTAGCCGCGGGATTGACGTCGGAAGTCTGGTGGAGTCCTCATCATCCCTTCAAGTCGTCGCTGACCGGTGAGACTGCTGAGACACTCTGCGAAGCCTGGAGCAAAGAAACCGGCAAGCCCTGGACCCAGCCTATCGGTTTCAAATACGCGGCCCTTGAAATTGCTTTCGACGCTCTTTCACGCGCCGGCAGCCTGGACCGGGAAAAGATTCGGCAGGCTGTGGCCGCGACGGATATGGATACAATCGTGGGACACATCAAGTATAATGACAAACATTATGCCGAAACCCCGCTGGTGGGCGGCCAGTGGGTAAAAGGAAAAAGATGGCCGTGGGAGTTGGAAATTATCTACAATAAGGGACATCGAGAGATCCCGAAGACAGCCGAACTCATGTTCCCAATTCCTGTTAACCCCTGA
- a CDS encoding cytoplasmic protein, which produces MGIPRGAGKPKKREFENFRATELYCPKCQRSMPVRERLLLILPEGEKYEYLCARCGTSVGDKIVKEEPKPILII; this is translated from the coding sequence TTGGGGATTCCTCGAGGAGCCGGTAAACCAAAGAAACGAGAATTTGAGAACTTCCGCGCCACCGAATTGTATTGCCCGAAGTGCCAAAGGTCCATGCCTGTTAGAGAGCGGTTGCTGCTAATACTTCCCGAAGGCGAAAAGTACGAATATCTGTGCGCCCGCTGCGGCACGTCGGTGGGCGACAAAATCGTGAAGGAAGAACCAAAGCCTATCCTGATTATCTAG